In Actinomycetota bacterium, a genomic segment contains:
- a CDS encoding ketoacyl-ACP synthase III: MTNATITGWGRCAPPTVLSNKDLEKLTDTSGEWVMTRTGIEERRISHVGTSDLAAVASFRALAAAGLEPSDLDLIVLATCTGDSVIPSPATLLQAKLKAVNAAAFDLNAACSGWIYGLDVATQMIRGGGHRRVLLVAAERLSHYLDFTNRSTAVLFGDGAGAVILEPTEGEDGVRSVTIGSDGEAAGLLCVPNVGTSGDRYQGPDRSAYGVVMDGPEVFKRAVKAMGAAAIKVVNDAGLDLADIDLLIPHQANIRIIDATARRLRLKPGQVFVNIQRYGNTSAATIPMALTEALEGGNVHPGDNLVFAAFGAGLTWAAALVRWGERTTPLGTSDAELPPTDADVFSLLEGNVRFFGNGVRS; this comes from the coding sequence ATGACGAACGCCACGATCACCGGATGGGGAAGATGCGCCCCCCCGACCGTCCTTTCCAACAAAGATCTCGAGAAGCTCACCGACACGTCGGGCGAGTGGGTTATGACCCGCACCGGTATCGAAGAACGCAGGATCTCCCATGTTGGGACCTCCGATCTGGCGGCGGTTGCCTCATTTCGCGCTCTCGCTGCAGCAGGCCTTGAGCCGTCAGATCTGGATCTCATCGTCTTGGCCACATGCACGGGCGATTCGGTCATCCCCAGTCCGGCAACCCTGCTGCAGGCGAAGCTCAAGGCCGTCAACGCCGCGGCATTCGACCTGAATGCAGCATGCTCGGGTTGGATCTACGGCCTCGATGTCGCCACACAGATGATCCGGGGTGGAGGGCATCGCCGGGTGCTGCTCGTTGCCGCCGAGCGTCTGTCTCACTATCTCGACTTTACGAATCGCAGCACGGCCGTTCTCTTCGGTGACGGGGCAGGTGCCGTCATCCTGGAGCCGACCGAGGGTGAAGACGGCGTCCGCTCCGTCACCATCGGTTCGGACGGCGAAGCCGCAGGGTTGCTCTGTGTTCCAAACGTCGGGACATCGGGCGATCGCTACCAGGGGCCGGACAGGTCCGCCTACGGAGTCGTGATGGACGGTCCGGAGGTGTTCAAGCGAGCCGTCAAAGCGATGGGCGCCGCCGCGATCAAGGTCGTGAATGACGCAGGCCTCGATCTGGCGGATATCGATCTTCTCATCCCTCATCAGGCGAACATTCGGATCATCGACGCCACCGCCCGGCGGCTGAGACTCAAGCCCGGCCAGGTGTTCGTGAACATACAACGCTACGGCAACACATCCGCCGCGACGATTCCGATGGCGTTGACCGAGGCACTCGAGGGGGGCAACGTTCATCCGGGAGACAACCTGGTGTTTGCGGCTTTCGGTGCGGGACTGACCTGGGCGGCGGCGCTCGTCCGGTGGGGCGAACGTACGACGCCGCTCGGAACGAGCGACGCAGAGTTGCCACCGACCGATGCGGATGTCTTCTCACTGCTGGAGGGGAACGTTCGGTTTTTCGGAAATGGGGTCAGATCGTGA
- the fabG gene encoding 3-oxoacyl-[acyl-carrier-protein] reductase: MVSRVALVTGGSRGIGRAIALLLAERGHRVAVNYSKGAEAAEGVVGTIIERGGDALAVQADVGSNDAVTSMFQRVADRLGPVDVLVNNAGITRDALLLRMNVDTWDEVIRTNLTSVYLCTKHALRSMVRARWGRVITIGSVAGLAGNPGQANYAATKAAIVGFTKSVAKEVGSRGITVNVIAPGFVETDLTAGLPEETKAAATASIALRRWGTPAEIASAVGYLASDEASYISGHVLVVDGGLAL, encoded by the coding sequence ATCGTGAGCAGAGTCGCATTGGTCACCGGTGGATCTCGCGGCATCGGCCGAGCCATCGCCCTGCTACTCGCCGAGCGCGGGCATCGTGTTGCGGTCAATTACTCGAAGGGTGCCGAGGCTGCAGAGGGAGTCGTTGGCACCATCATCGAGCGTGGTGGAGACGCGTTGGCGGTACAGGCAGACGTGGGGTCCAACGACGCCGTCACTTCGATGTTCCAGCGCGTCGCCGATCGGCTGGGCCCGGTCGACGTGCTCGTCAACAACGCAGGCATAACCCGTGACGCGCTATTGCTCAGAATGAACGTCGACACGTGGGATGAGGTCATCCGGACCAACCTGACATCGGTGTACCTCTGCACCAAACATGCCCTCCGTTCCATGGTGCGAGCCCGGTGGGGTCGCGTCATCACGATCGGCTCGGTGGCGGGTCTTGCGGGGAACCCGGGCCAGGCCAACTACGCGGCCACAAAGGCGGCGATCGTCGGGTTCACGAAGTCTGTGGCCAAGGAGGTCGGATCCAGGGGGATCACGGTCAATGTGATCGCTCCGGGATTCGTGGAGACCGATCTGACTGCCGGTCTGCCGGAGGAGACGAAAGCGGCTGCCACGGCCTCCATTGCTCTCCGGAGATGGGGAACTCCGGCGGAGATCGCGTCTGCAGTCGGCTATCTTGCATCGGACGAAGCTTCGTACATCTCGGGTCACGTGCTCGTTGTGGACGGAGGGTTGGCTCTATGA
- a CDS encoding DUF3040 domain-containing protein encodes MPLDEREQKILQEIEQGLYAEDPNLVRKVGKLGRVPSRRAMIAAIFFLLGLAMTLGTFAFNQWLALGGFVVMVLAGSAFVHAHRAITGTEDARWMPRFLGGKRKRQ; translated from the coding sequence ATGCCATTAGATGAGCGCGAACAGAAGATCCTTCAGGAGATCGAGCAGGGCCTCTACGCCGAGGATCCGAACTTGGTGCGCAAGGTCGGCAAACTCGGCAGGGTCCCTTCGAGACGAGCAATGATCGCGGCGATCTTCTTTCTCTTGGGACTGGCGATGACCCTGGGAACCTTCGCCTTCAATCAGTGGCTCGCCCTCGGCGGGTTCGTGGTCATGGTGCTCGCCGGAAGCGCTTTCGTGCACGCCCACAGGGCAATCACAGGGACTGAGGATGCGAGGTGGATGCCCCGGTTTCTGGGTGGAAAACGCAAACGGCAGTGA
- a CDS encoding NUDIX domain-containing protein — MRLGRRTVDGRDRVACQACSYVHFRNPAVGAAAIVRDEYERLLLVRRASGRLKGLWSVPAGFVEYGEDIRDAAARELLEETGLEARIGAVAFVASNFHDPAKLTVGVWFHATVTGGRLQAGDDAAEARYFSLDHLPSLAFETDRELFTQLAK; from the coding sequence ATGCGTCTTGGTCGGCGTACGGTGGACGGACGCGACCGAGTCGCATGTCAGGCGTGCTCTTACGTCCACTTCCGCAACCCTGCCGTCGGGGCGGCGGCGATCGTCCGTGACGAGTACGAGCGTCTCCTCCTCGTGCGAAGGGCCTCGGGTCGTCTCAAGGGTCTCTGGTCGGTACCGGCTGGATTCGTCGAATACGGCGAGGACATCAGAGACGCCGCAGCTAGGGAGTTGCTCGAAGAAACAGGTCTCGAGGCGCGGATCGGAGCGGTCGCGTTCGTGGCCTCCAATTTCCACGATCCTGCGAAGCTGACCGTCGGGGTGTGGTTTCATGCGACAGTCACCGGCGGCCGTTTGCAGGCAGGCGATGACGCAGCAGAGGCCCGGTATTTCTCTCTCGATCATCTGCCTTCGCTTGCATTCGAGACGGATCGAGAGCTCTTCACGCAGCTCGCCAAGTGA
- a CDS encoding MoxR family ATPase gives MIPAPERIDRFADLFEAIVSNVETVIQGKREIIELIAMSLMAEGHVLIEDVPGVGKTLLAKSLARSLDCRFHRVQFTPDLLPSDITGVSIWDRAKTEFIFKPGAIFANIVLGDEINRAGPKTQAALLEAMEELQVTVDGVTRPLPPPFMVIATQNPLEHEGTYPLPESQLDRFMMRLVVGYPTHGKEIQMLETHGTHSSFDDLKPMATAEDVREMSEIARNIHVAGSLKGYIVDVVEATRRHGELLLGASPRAALHLQRVARVRAAMQRRDFATPDDIKELARPVLEHRMVLRPEALMHGTTIAEVIDSVLRHVRVPGR, from the coding sequence ATGATCCCGGCTCCAGAACGTATCGACCGCTTCGCCGACCTGTTCGAGGCGATCGTCTCGAACGTGGAAACCGTCATCCAGGGCAAACGTGAGATCATCGAACTGATCGCCATGTCCTTGATGGCAGAAGGCCACGTCCTCATCGAGGATGTCCCGGGAGTCGGAAAGACGCTCCTTGCCAAGTCGCTGGCAAGGTCTCTGGACTGCCGCTTCCATCGCGTTCAGTTCACACCCGATCTTCTCCCTTCGGACATCACCGGTGTATCGATCTGGGACAGAGCCAAGACGGAGTTCATCTTCAAACCCGGAGCGATTTTCGCCAACATCGTTCTCGGTGACGAAATCAACCGCGCAGGACCAAAAACCCAGGCTGCGTTGCTCGAAGCGATGGAAGAACTCCAGGTGACCGTGGACGGTGTCACTCGCCCGTTGCCCCCACCGTTCATGGTGATCGCGACACAGAACCCGTTGGAGCATGAAGGAACCTATCCACTCCCGGAATCCCAGCTCGATCGATTCATGATGCGGCTCGTCGTCGGCTATCCGACACACGGAAAAGAAATACAAATGCTCGAGACTCACGGCACACATTCGAGTTTCGACGACCTCAAACCGATGGCGACGGCGGAGGATGTCCGGGAAATGAGTGAGATCGCTCGTAACATTCACGTGGCCGGCTCCCTCAAGGGATACATCGTCGACGTGGTCGAAGCGACCCGTCGCCATGGAGAACTCCTCCTCGGTGCCTCTCCCCGCGCCGCGCTACACCTCCAGCGCGTCGCCCGTGTCCGCGCCGCCATGCAGCGACGCGACTTCGCGACGCCCGACGACATCAAGGAGCTGGCACGTCCGGTGCTCGAACATCGCATGGTGCTACGCCCGGAAGCACTGATGCACGGAACCACGATCGCCGAAGTGATCGACTCGGTGCTGCGCCATGTCCGCGTGCCCGGAAGGTAG
- a CDS encoding DUF3488 domain-containing protein, protein MGNRWSWIAGTAGMALAILRLERLLRPSVEGAPWPIAVAAGAVMGGIITWALRGRWTTIFANAGALTLVGLRITVPGTLTFGLLPSSGTLPAFLAELRLGTDLIRLGVAPVSPVAGLVLILTAIFWGLAALMAWSIRHRHPIIALAPPLLFYLQLAVIDQAAPGLLWKAAFLGAVALAFIAVAEDQRSSSTLQMRSSGGPARPAYVYPGAFVAISVLIALGGTGLVSKVIPPTGLIDWRSHTSIGGGILVGVSYNLFTGIRQQLVSQTDTPVFTARVEGDVDPSSIYWELITLETFDGENWIPKARETHGPDSNVWEDPDMSFFGPVVPVSASVTIAKLRQNYLPIVYSPTWLGSDSALFNDSFRVRTDGSIQFDLLTWEDLTYQEAALMPAPDLNALASTGGRLTPIFQEAADRGAFDGKAVPTPAINRPASLSDALELPTLDPIIRTQARALTEGGTSAFEKALLLEAWFRDPTIFTYSLDVDPGHASKDLADWLFTTDSPSYRTGYCEQFSTAMAVMARSIGIPARVVTGFGPGEVQADGTIIVRDRNAHAWVELWMNNQGWVRFDPTPRSLGDNPSTMSTVGFDPREYIPPPPEVTESPDVEKPAAPRQFDPNFDERQLVPGSSSADSDRTPLRIVTPTRLVLLAVLLMFSSVPMAKAIRRRRRLARFRDGDISGAWDEIVDRLTDYGDVSSPSWTPLEVAASVHHSMGPLADGVTAQVFGPQGRLDDRLIDRAAASFAETETYLRTIHPIGDRIRARLRLKSLLRPGGST, encoded by the coding sequence ATGGGCAACCGCTGGAGTTGGATAGCCGGGACTGCCGGCATGGCGCTGGCGATTCTGCGCCTCGAACGCCTCCTGCGACCCTCGGTCGAGGGAGCGCCTTGGCCGATCGCCGTGGCCGCCGGGGCGGTCATGGGAGGCATCATCACCTGGGCCCTGCGAGGCCGGTGGACCACCATCTTTGCCAACGCCGGTGCGCTGACCCTCGTCGGCCTGCGTATTACGGTACCCGGAACGCTCACCTTCGGACTGCTACCGAGCTCCGGTACATTGCCTGCATTCCTGGCAGAGCTTCGCCTGGGCACCGATCTGATTCGGCTCGGTGTCGCCCCTGTCTCACCGGTCGCCGGGCTCGTCCTCATCCTTACCGCCATCTTTTGGGGCTTGGCGGCTCTGATGGCGTGGAGTATCCGCCACAGACATCCCATCATCGCTCTTGCACCACCGCTGCTGTTCTACCTTCAGCTGGCGGTCATCGACCAGGCAGCTCCGGGACTCCTGTGGAAAGCCGCATTTCTCGGGGCCGTGGCGTTGGCGTTCATCGCCGTGGCCGAGGATCAACGATCGTCATCGACGCTCCAGATGCGAAGCTCAGGCGGTCCTGCCAGGCCTGCATACGTGTATCCGGGCGCGTTCGTCGCCATCTCGGTCCTGATCGCGCTCGGCGGCACCGGACTCGTCTCCAAAGTGATCCCCCCCACCGGTCTCATCGACTGGCGCAGCCACACGAGTATCGGCGGAGGGATCCTCGTCGGAGTGTCCTATAACCTTTTCACCGGTATCCGACAGCAACTCGTCTCGCAAACCGACACACCCGTCTTCACTGCGAGAGTCGAAGGCGATGTGGACCCTTCATCCATCTACTGGGAGCTGATCACCCTCGAAACGTTCGACGGTGAGAACTGGATCCCCAAGGCGCGAGAAACCCACGGACCCGACAGCAACGTGTGGGAGGATCCGGACATGTCGTTCTTCGGCCCGGTCGTCCCGGTGTCTGCGTCCGTGACGATCGCGAAACTCCGTCAGAACTACCTGCCGATCGTGTACTCCCCCACGTGGTTGGGTTCCGACTCGGCACTGTTCAACGACAGCTTTCGCGTCCGGACCGATGGTTCCATCCAGTTCGACCTGCTCACCTGGGAAGACCTCACCTACCAGGAAGCCGCACTGATGCCGGCACCGGACCTGAACGCCCTCGCAAGCACCGGGGGCAGACTCACCCCCATTTTCCAGGAGGCTGCCGACCGCGGCGCGTTCGATGGAAAGGCGGTTCCGACACCGGCGATCAACAGGCCTGCCTCGCTCTCCGACGCCCTGGAGCTTCCGACGCTCGACCCGATCATCCGCACCCAGGCACGCGCACTCACCGAGGGCGGCACCAGCGCGTTCGAGAAGGCGCTCCTGCTCGAGGCCTGGTTTCGTGATCCAACCATTTTCACGTACTCACTCGACGTCGACCCGGGCCACGCGAGCAAGGATCTTGCAGACTGGCTCTTCACGACCGACAGCCCCAGCTACCGGACCGGCTACTGCGAGCAGTTCTCGACGGCAATGGCCGTCATGGCTCGTTCGATCGGAATCCCCGCCAGAGTCGTCACCGGATTCGGGCCCGGAGAAGTCCAGGCGGATGGAACGATCATCGTCCGGGATCGCAATGCCCACGCCTGGGTGGAACTTTGGATGAACAACCAAGGCTGGGTTCGATTCGATCCGACACCGCGATCACTCGGCGACAATCCGTCGACGATGAGCACCGTCGGTTTCGACCCTCGCGAGTACATCCCTCCGCCGCCCGAAGTGACAGAATCGCCCGATGTGGAAAAGCCCGCTGCGCCACGACAATTCGATCCCAACTTCGACGAGCGACAACTCGTGCCCGGATCCTCCTCGGCGGACTCGGATCGGACTCCACTACGAATCGTCACGCCGACACGACTCGTCCTGCTTGCGGTGTTGCTCATGTTCTCATCGGTGCCGATGGCGAAAGCGATCCGCAGACGGAGAAGACTCGCTCGCTTTCGAGATGGCGATATTTCGGGCGCCTGGGATGAGATCGTCGATCGGCTCACCGATTACGGAGACGTATCTTCACCCTCCTGGACACCCCTGGAGGTGGCAGCGTCGGTACACCACTCGATGGGCCCCCTCGCCGATGGCGTCACGGCACAGGTGTTCGGACCGCAGGGACGTCTCGACGATCGGCTCATCGACCGGGCAGCCGCGTCCTTTGCAGAAACCGAGACATACCTGCGAACCATCCACCCGATCGGAGATCGTATTCGAGCGAGGTTGCGCCTGAAGTCATTGTTGCGACCCGGAGGGTCCACTTAG
- a CDS encoding ACP S-malonyltransferase, with amino-acid sequence MRFAILFPGQGSQRVGMGADLFDARPDLLGEAADEILGWSLRDVCLNGPEEALTRTDRAQAALFALGYAMWAEFSACLDTAPVAAAGHSLGEYTALAAAGAFDYRTALRLVSIRGEAMAAAADREPSGMAALIGVDEEKAEAISAGRRADGGRMWVANINAPGQIVVAGGRADIDWIVARGRDLGVRRVIPLNVAGAFHSPFMATAASRVGEALRDVAMGPFSFPVYANVTGHPYPERQVADLLERQVVEPVRFAEVLKNMDVDAFVHVGPGDVTAGMARKTVKDAVVMVAGDTTSLVAIAQRLSEER; translated from the coding sequence GTGCGTTTCGCGATCCTCTTTCCGGGACAAGGCAGTCAGCGCGTCGGCATGGGCGCCGACCTGTTCGATGCGCGCCCCGACCTGCTCGGTGAAGCCGCCGATGAGATCCTTGGATGGTCGCTGAGAGATGTGTGCCTGAACGGCCCGGAAGAGGCCTTGACGAGAACCGATCGCGCCCAGGCGGCCCTGTTCGCTCTCGGCTATGCAATGTGGGCCGAGTTCTCGGCATGCCTCGACACCGCACCTGTGGCCGCTGCTGGGCACTCCCTGGGCGAATACACGGCACTCGCGGCCGCAGGAGCGTTCGACTATCGAACTGCGCTCCGCCTCGTCTCGATTCGCGGAGAGGCGATGGCCGCGGCTGCAGATCGGGAGCCGTCCGGGATGGCTGCGCTGATCGGCGTGGACGAAGAGAAGGCCGAAGCCATCAGTGCGGGTCGGAGAGCCGACGGTGGCCGGATGTGGGTCGCGAACATCAACGCTCCCGGTCAGATCGTTGTCGCAGGGGGTCGAGCGGACATCGACTGGATCGTGGCGAGGGGGCGGGATCTCGGTGTGCGGCGCGTCATTCCACTCAACGTCGCCGGTGCCTTCCACTCACCGTTCATGGCCACTGCCGCTTCTCGAGTGGGCGAAGCGTTGCGTGACGTCGCGATGGGACCGTTTTCGTTCCCGGTGTACGCAAATGTCACGGGACATCCCTACCCTGAGCGCCAAGTCGCCGATCTCCTTGAACGCCAGGTCGTCGAACCGGTGCGATTTGCCGAAGTGCTCAAGAACATGGATGTGGATGCCTTCGTTCATGTTGGACCGGGCGACGTAACCGCCGGGATGGCCAGGAAGACGGTGAAGGACGCCGTCGTGATGGTTGCCGGGGATACGACGAGCCTTGTAGCAATCGCACAACGACTGAGCGAGGAGCGATGA
- the acpP gene encoding acyl carrier protein: MDRAEIEVRLKNLLVSELGIDETKITPEARFETDLEVDSLGVVELLMALEDEFGVTIPDEDAEGIGTVSQAVDVVIAKLGA, translated from the coding sequence ATGGATCGAGCGGAGATCGAGGTCAGGCTCAAGAACCTCCTCGTTTCGGAACTGGGAATCGACGAGACGAAGATCACGCCGGAGGCGAGATTCGAGACTGATCTCGAAGTCGACTCACTTGGTGTCGTCGAGCTGCTGATGGCTCTCGAAGATGAGTTCGGGGTCACGATTCCGGACGAGGATGCCGAAGGCATCGGGACCGTGAGCCAGGCCGTCGACGTGGTCATCGCCAAGCTCGGGGCCTGA
- a CDS encoding recombinase family protein — translation MADDWWAPKRQVLDTERDRGKTQRMRVVGYVRELSDRSHGGSIFAQSERIRRWSSEQGYQLLAMCQDVRSPSGEPLDEGFRALLEIVGAGHADAIVVPSLEAFSSDLLIQEVILQDLRDRGVRVISTAEADVEVLADARVDAARLLIRDVLARRAEYERAMGTPASPDDQIVAGSEGDVVIELIPAQSA, via the coding sequence ATGGCTGATGACTGGTGGGCACCGAAGCGACAAGTCCTTGACACGGAGCGTGACCGGGGCAAGACTCAGCGTATGCGAGTCGTCGGCTATGTGAGAGAGCTTTCCGACCGTTCGCACGGCGGATCGATCTTCGCTCAATCCGAACGGATTCGACGCTGGAGCTCCGAACAGGGCTACCAACTCCTCGCAATGTGTCAGGATGTGAGAAGCCCGAGCGGGGAGCCTCTCGACGAGGGGTTTCGAGCTTTGCTCGAGATCGTCGGTGCAGGGCATGCCGATGCGATCGTGGTTCCCTCACTCGAAGCATTCTCTTCAGACTTGCTCATACAGGAAGTCATCCTTCAGGATCTGCGCGATCGCGGCGTCAGGGTGATCAGCACCGCCGAAGCCGACGTCGAAGTACTTGCCGACGCTCGGGTGGATGCCGCCAGACTGCTCATACGTGACGTCCTCGCCCGCCGAGCCGAGTACGAACGGGCCATGGGTACTCCGGCTTCTCCGGACGACCAGATCGTTGCCGGCTCCGAAGGGGACGTCGTGATCGAGCTCATCCCGGCACAGAGCGCATAG
- a CDS encoding DUF58 domain-containing protein, which produces MTITERGWAGLGAALALLVLWALLGEVELAALGLLIAAAVFLGWLSIRGGIPDITVSRHLHPALVQEGDTVSVELIARNDARRPWRYITIDDEIRQLGEARFRIGSLAPRVTFFGAYEISCHTRGIYELGPTTVSRSDPFMFTKTSRRIGAIDRLIVYPRVERLSGLPTLRGVDPSMQAARSETVQRGGEDFFSLREYQTGDDLRRVHWPTTARRDEMMIRQFEAPWEPRALVVVDPRSAVYGSQEAFETAIRGAASTIHHFFSAGLEADLWTGGDLTSLDVNPYEAAMRVLAGLQPIPAFDFSSAATRLRLKGRGGTLVIVTGTPDPQVSSVTGHLTHHAGATVLLTVSSNPAPVSFGRGGAIIVSIRPGEAWATAWMKAMPWATAGVG; this is translated from the coding sequence ATGACCATCACAGAGCGAGGATGGGCGGGTCTCGGTGCCGCCCTCGCACTCCTCGTCTTGTGGGCTCTTCTCGGAGAAGTCGAACTCGCAGCCCTCGGTCTCCTCATCGCCGCCGCCGTCTTCCTCGGTTGGCTCAGCATACGCGGGGGCATCCCGGACATCACCGTCTCTCGGCACCTTCACCCTGCGCTCGTGCAGGAGGGAGACACCGTCTCCGTAGAGCTGATCGCAAGGAACGACGCACGGCGGCCATGGAGATACATCACGATCGACGACGAGATCCGCCAGTTGGGAGAAGCGCGTTTCCGGATAGGCTCGCTCGCTCCTCGCGTCACCTTCTTCGGCGCCTACGAGATCTCCTGCCACACAAGAGGCATCTATGAACTCGGACCGACAACGGTCTCGAGAAGCGATCCCTTCATGTTCACCAAAACGAGTAGGCGAATCGGCGCCATCGACAGGCTCATCGTCTATCCCAGGGTGGAACGGCTCAGCGGCCTTCCAACACTTCGAGGCGTAGACCCTTCGATGCAGGCGGCACGCTCCGAAACCGTCCAGCGAGGCGGCGAAGACTTCTTCAGCCTGCGCGAGTACCAGACCGGCGACGATCTACGAAGGGTCCACTGGCCGACGACGGCACGGCGCGATGAAATGATGATCCGTCAGTTCGAGGCACCGTGGGAACCGCGTGCGCTCGTTGTCGTCGATCCCAGATCTGCCGTCTACGGCAGCCAGGAAGCATTCGAAACTGCAATACGCGGGGCGGCTTCGACAATTCACCACTTCTTCTCGGCCGGACTTGAAGCCGACCTGTGGACCGGAGGTGACCTCACGAGTCTGGATGTGAACCCCTACGAGGCTGCCATGCGGGTACTTGCCGGACTGCAGCCGATCCCTGCCTTCGATTTCAGCTCGGCGGCGACCCGTCTTCGCCTGAAAGGCCGGGGTGGCACGCTTGTCATCGTCACAGGGACGCCCGACCCGCAGGTGTCCTCCGTCACAGGGCACCTCACCCACCACGCAGGAGCAACGGTGCTGCTCACCGTCTCTTCGAATCCGGCACCTGTCAGCTTCGGCCGCGGTGGCGCGATAATCGTCTCCATCCGACCTGGAGAGGCGTGGGCCACCGCCTGGATGAAAGCGATGCCATGGGCAACCGCTGGAGTTGGATAG
- a CDS encoding MerR family transcriptional regulator, which translates to MDGFTAQQASKLTGCTAHQLRYWDRVSLLEPSLQSTGGRPGVRRLYSFRDLVALRVIKSLLDNGMSVQRVRRAWGYLRRNGGMDRHLAEVKLVTDGQSIFSITEDDEQLLDALRGGQLAFFVAIDSITRSVEDDVSKFELDRERFLEMIRWSEEGVNEEAVDG; encoded by the coding sequence GTGGATGGATTCACGGCGCAGCAAGCTTCCAAGCTGACCGGTTGCACAGCACATCAGCTCAGGTACTGGGATCGTGTCTCCCTTCTCGAACCTTCCTTGCAGAGCACCGGCGGCCGTCCTGGTGTGCGGCGGCTCTACTCGTTTCGAGACCTCGTTGCATTGCGCGTGATCAAGAGCCTGCTGGACAATGGGATGTCCGTGCAGCGGGTCCGCAGAGCATGGGGCTACCTTCGGCGCAATGGTGGCATGGACCGCCATCTGGCCGAGGTGAAGCTGGTGACCGATGGTCAGAGTATTTTCTCCATCACCGAGGATGACGAGCAACTTCTCGACGCTCTTCGAGGGGGACAACTTGCGTTCTTCGTCGCGATCGACAGCATCACGCGCTCCGTCGAAGACGATGTGAGCAAGTTCGAACTCGATCGTGAGCGTTTTCTCGAGATGATCCGCTGGAGCGAAGAAGGCGTCAACGAGGAAGCCGTGGACGGCTGA
- the fabF gene encoding beta-ketoacyl-ACP synthase II: protein MIDVHGLDRRVVVTGLGVISPIGNTVEDYWSALLSGTSGVGPITLFDASQLPVRFAGEVKNFDPEEYMARRTARRMDRFDQFFYAATTQALLDAGIDYSDDPDSGTRAGVVVGSGIGGLMSMQEGMDTMRTRGAERISPYQVTRMIPNMAAGDVSIGFGLLGPVTCTVTACAASTNAIGDAAEIIRRGAADVMVSGGGEASICEFGIAAFAQARAVSTRNEDPQGACRPFDATRDGFVMAEGAGSLILEEREHALARGAQIYAELLGYGMSSDAYHITLPRPGGVGAARAMQAALDDAEIEPSQVGYVNAHGTSTPANDVTETAAIKLVFGEHAARLAISSTKSMTGHLLGGAGAVEAIAGILAMRDGVLPPTINYHNPDPECDLDYVPNEARKQDVGIVMSNSFGFGGHNAVLIFGR from the coding sequence CTGATCGACGTGCATGGTCTTGACCGGCGTGTTGTCGTTACCGGGTTGGGAGTCATCAGCCCCATCGGGAATACCGTGGAGGACTACTGGAGTGCCCTGCTCTCCGGAACGTCGGGCGTTGGACCGATCACGTTGTTTGATGCTTCGCAACTGCCTGTCCGATTCGCAGGCGAGGTCAAGAACTTCGACCCCGAGGAGTACATGGCCCGGCGCACGGCCCGGCGCATGGATCGATTCGACCAGTTTTTCTACGCTGCAACCACCCAGGCTCTCCTGGACGCGGGAATCGACTACTCCGACGACCCTGACTCCGGCACCCGGGCAGGTGTGGTGGTCGGTTCGGGCATCGGAGGGCTCATGTCGATGCAGGAAGGTATGGATACGATGCGGACTCGGGGTGCCGAGCGGATCTCTCCCTACCAGGTGACGAGAATGATCCCGAACATGGCTGCGGGAGACGTGTCGATCGGATTCGGGTTGCTGGGCCCCGTGACCTGCACGGTGACTGCCTGTGCTGCGTCCACAAACGCGATCGGTGACGCGGCCGAGATCATTCGGAGAGGTGCTGCCGACGTGATGGTGTCCGGTGGCGGCGAAGCCTCGATCTGCGAGTTCGGTATTGCTGCCTTCGCCCAGGCGAGGGCGGTGAGTACCCGCAACGAAGACCCGCAAGGAGCGTGTCGCCCCTTCGATGCGACTCGCGACGGGTTCGTGATGGCGGAAGGGGCCGGCTCCCTCATTCTCGAGGAACGTGAACATGCGCTGGCACGAGGAGCGCAGATCTACGCGGAGCTGCTCGGCTACGGGATGTCCTCCGACGCCTACCACATCACGCTGCCCCGCCCTGGTGGCGTGGGAGCAGCCCGAGCGATGCAGGCAGCCCTGGACGATGCCGAGATCGAGCCGTCACAGGTCGGCTACGTCAACGCCCATGGCACCTCGACGCCGGCGAATGACGTGACCGAGACGGCGGCGATCAAGCTCGTTTTCGGTGAGCACGCCGCACGGCTCGCGATCTCGTCGACGAAGTCGATGACCGGACATCTTCTCGGCGGTGCCGGTGCGGTCGAGGCGATCGCCGGCATCCTCGCCATGCGCGACGGCGTGCTTCCCCCGACGATCAACTACCACAATCCCGACCCCGAATGTGATCTCGACTACGTACCGAACGAAGCCAGGAAGCAGGATGTCGGGATTGTCATGAGCAACTCGTTTGGCTTCGGCGGGCACAACGCGGTGCTGATCTTCGGCAGATAG